Proteins from a genomic interval of Desulfovibrio aminophilus DSM 12254:
- the aprA gene encoding adenylyl-sulfate reductase subunit alpha, which yields MPQIPAKDVVKGVPLAEPQVIEQHADILMVGGGMGCCGAAFEVCRWVDAKYKDLSVMLLDKAALERSGAVAQGLSAINTYLGENDADDYVRMVRTDLMGLVREDLIFDLGRHVDDSVHLFEEWGLPCWIKKDGHNLDGAAAKAAGLSLRKGDAPVRSGRWQMMINGESYKVIVAEAAKNALGEGRYLERVFIVKLLLDANTPNRIAGAVGFSTRENKVYVFTCNSCLVACGGAVNVYRPRSTGEGMGRAWYPVWNAGSTYTMCAQVGAEMTMMENRFVPARFKDGYGPVGAWFLLFKAKATNYKGEDYCATNRAMLKPYEDRGYAKGHVIPTCLRNHMMLREMREGRGPIFMDTKGALLATINNDFKNPLWKHLESEAWEDFLDMCVGQANLWAATNCAPEERGSEIMPTEPYLLGSHSGCCGIWVSGPDEEWVPEDYKVRAENGKVYNRMTTVMGLFTCADGVGASGHKFSSGSHAEGRIAGKAMVRWAVDHKDFKPTLAVKAADLAKEIYQPWYTFEQFKKASTAPEINPNYITPKNFMMRLTKCTDEYGGGCSTLYMTSKALLNTGFWLMGMMEEDSKKLAARDLHELMRCWEQFHRLWTVRLHMQHIEFREESRYPGFYYRGDFMGLDDSKWKCFVNSKYDPAKKEIKIFKRAYWQIIPD from the coding sequence ATGCCTCAGATTCCCGCTAAAGACGTCGTCAAGGGTGTCCCGTTGGCCGAACCGCAGGTCATCGAACAGCACGCCGACATTCTCATGGTCGGCGGCGGCATGGGCTGCTGCGGCGCCGCCTTCGAGGTGTGCCGCTGGGTCGACGCCAAGTACAAGGATCTCTCCGTGATGCTGCTGGACAAGGCCGCCCTCGAGCGTTCCGGCGCCGTGGCCCAGGGCCTGTCCGCCATCAACACCTACCTGGGTGAGAACGATGCCGACGACTACGTCCGCATGGTCCGCACCGACCTCATGGGCCTGGTCCGCGAAGACCTGATCTTCGACCTGGGCCGCCACGTGGACGACTCCGTCCATCTGTTCGAGGAGTGGGGCCTTCCCTGCTGGATCAAGAAGGACGGCCACAACCTCGACGGCGCCGCCGCCAAGGCCGCCGGTCTGTCCCTGCGCAAGGGCGACGCCCCCGTGCGTTCCGGCCGTTGGCAGATGATGATCAACGGTGAGTCCTACAAGGTCATCGTGGCCGAGGCCGCGAAGAACGCCCTGGGCGAAGGCCGTTACCTGGAGCGCGTGTTCATCGTGAAGCTGCTTCTCGATGCCAACACCCCCAACCGCATCGCCGGCGCCGTGGGCTTCTCCACCCGTGAGAACAAAGTCTACGTGTTCACCTGCAACTCCTGCCTCGTGGCCTGCGGCGGCGCGGTCAACGTGTACCGCCCCCGTTCCACCGGTGAGGGCATGGGTCGCGCCTGGTACCCGGTGTGGAACGCTGGTTCCACCTACACCATGTGCGCTCAGGTCGGCGCCGAGATGACCATGATGGAAAACCGCTTCGTGCCCGCCCGCTTCAAGGACGGTTACGGCCCGGTCGGCGCCTGGTTCCTGCTGTTCAAGGCCAAGGCCACGAACTACAAGGGCGAGGACTACTGCGCCACCAACCGCGCCATGCTGAAGCCCTACGAGGATCGCGGTTACGCCAAGGGTCACGTCATTCCGACCTGCCTGCGCAACCACATGATGCTCCGCGAGATGCGTGAAGGCCGCGGCCCCATCTTCATGGACACCAAGGGCGCGCTGCTGGCCACCATCAACAACGACTTCAAGAACCCCCTCTGGAAGCACCTTGAGTCCGAAGCCTGGGAAGACTTCCTCGACATGTGCGTCGGCCAGGCCAACCTCTGGGCCGCCACCAACTGCGCCCCCGAGGAACGCGGCTCCGAGATCATGCCCACCGAGCCCTACCTGCTCGGTTCGCACTCCGGCTGCTGCGGCATCTGGGTCTCCGGTCCGGACGAGGAGTGGGTTCCCGAGGACTACAAGGTCCGTGCCGAGAACGGCAAGGTCTACAACCGCATGACCACCGTCATGGGTCTGTTCACCTGCGCCGACGGCGTGGGCGCCTCCGGCCACAAGTTCTCCTCGGGCTCGCACGCCGAGGGTCGTATCGCCGGCAAGGCGATGGTCCGCTGGGCCGTCGACCACAAGGACTTCAAGCCGACCCTGGCTGTGAAGGCCGCCGACCTGGCCAAGGAGATCTACCAGCCCTGGTACACCTTCGAGCAGTTCAAGAAGGCCTCCACGGCTCCCGAGATCAACCCCAACTACATCACCCCCAAGAACTTCATGATGCGCCTCACCAAGTGCACCGATGAATACGGCGGGGGTTGCTCCACCCTGTACATGACCTCCAAGGCCCTGCTTAACACGGGCTTCTGGCTCATGGGCATGATGGAAGAGGATTCCAAGAAGCTGGCCGCCCGCGACCTGCACGAACTCATGCGCTGCTGGGAGCAGTTCCACCGCCTGTGGACCGTGCGCCTGCACATGCAGCACATCGAGTTCCGTGAAGAGTCCCGTTACCCGGGCTTCTACTACCGCGGCGACTTCATGGGCCTGGACGACTCCAAGTGGAAGTGCTTCGTGAACTCCAAGTACGATCCCGCCAAGAAGGAGATCAAGATCTTCAAGCGGGCTTACTGGCAGATCATCCCTGACTAG
- a CDS encoding CoB--CoM heterodisulfide reductase iron-sulfur subunit A family protein codes for MANNSILVVGGGFAGITAALEAAEVGYEVFIVETNPYLGGRVAQLNQYFPKLCPPSCGLEIQFQRIKNNPLVHFYTMAEVVSVSGGPGAYDVKIKQRPRYVNERCTACGDCEKAARTTVDNEFEFGLCKRKAVFKTHSFAFPHRYVLDPKDIPADELSAIQAACPYEAIDLNDAEKTFDLNVGSIVYATGWKPYDLKNLDNLGSGKLKNVVSNMQLERLAAPNGPTSGKILRPSDGKAPKSIAFVQCAGSRDQNHLNYCSYICCMASLKHVSYIRKNYPDAKVVIYYIDLRTPGRYDKFKKRILEDDKLLLVKGKVAKIVEDKHKNPVVTVENAVTGIKSDETFDMVVLATGMQPTMSGQKQPFAGVDEDGFVLAAEDKGVVAAGCAKSPLDVMKSAQSGTGAALKAIQNVVGR; via the coding sequence ATGGCGAACAACAGTATTCTCGTAGTGGGCGGCGGGTTCGCGGGGATTACCGCCGCCTTGGAGGCCGCCGAGGTCGGATACGAGGTCTTCATCGTGGAGACCAATCCATACCTCGGTGGCAGGGTGGCGCAACTGAACCAATATTTCCCCAAGCTGTGCCCGCCTTCCTGCGGTCTGGAGATCCAGTTCCAGCGCATCAAGAACAACCCCCTGGTGCATTTCTACACCATGGCCGAAGTGGTTTCCGTCAGCGGCGGCCCGGGCGCCTACGATGTGAAGATCAAGCAGCGCCCCCGCTACGTGAACGAGCGCTGCACGGCCTGCGGCGACTGCGAGAAGGCCGCCCGCACCACGGTGGACAACGAGTTCGAGTTCGGGCTCTGCAAGCGCAAGGCCGTCTTCAAGACGCACTCCTTCGCCTTCCCCCACCGCTACGTGCTCGACCCGAAGGACATTCCGGCCGATGAGCTTTCGGCCATCCAGGCCGCCTGCCCCTACGAGGCCATCGACCTGAACGACGCGGAGAAGACCTTCGACCTGAACGTCGGCAGCATCGTCTACGCCACCGGCTGGAAGCCCTACGACCTGAAGAACCTGGACAACCTGGGCTCCGGCAAGCTGAAGAACGTGGTTTCGAACATGCAGTTGGAGCGTCTGGCCGCGCCCAACGGCCCCACCTCCGGCAAGATCCTGCGTCCCTCCGACGGCAAGGCTCCCAAGAGCATCGCCTTCGTGCAGTGCGCCGGATCCCGCGACCAGAACCACCTGAATTACTGCTCCTACATCTGCTGCATGGCCTCGCTGAAGCACGTTTCCTACATCCGCAAGAACTACCCGGACGCCAAGGTCGTGATCTACTACATCGACCTGCGCACCCCGGGCCGCTACGACAAGTTCAAGAAGCGCATCCTCGAGGACGACAAGCTCCTGCTGGTCAAGGGCAAGGTGGCCAAGATCGTCGAGGACAAGCACAAGAACCCGGTCGTCACGGTGGAGAACGCCGTCACCGGCATCAAGAGCGACGAAACCTTTGACATGGTGGTCCTGGCCACGGGCATGCAGCCCACGATGTCCGGCCAGAAGCAGCCCTTCGCCGGTGTGGACGAGGACGGTTTCGTGCTCGCCGCCGAGGACAAGGGCGTGGTGGCCGCCGGTTGCGCCAAGTCGCCGCTGGACGTGATGAAGTCCGCCCAGTCCGGCACGGGCGCGGCGCTCAAGGCCATTCAAAACGTGGTGGGGAGGTAA